Genomic window (Euzebya sp.):
CACCGTCAGCGGCTACGACAACCCCGGCGGCTGGGCCTACCGCGTCGGCCTCAACTGGGCGCTGTCGCTGCGCCGCAAGCTGATCCGCCGCCTGTCGTTCGGCACGCCTCCGGCGATCCCCGTCGAGGACGCCGAGATCGCCGACCCCTCCGTCATGGCCGCACTCCGCCGCCTCGACGTCAAGCTCCGCGCCGTCGTCGTGTGCCGCCTGCTCCTCGACTGGTCCGTCGAGGACACCGCCGCCGCCCTCGACCTCAAGCCCGGCACCGTCAAGAGCCGGCTCCACCGCGCCCTCGCGACCCTCGAACGATCCCTGGAGGACCCCCGATGACCCGCACCGACCTCCCCGACCACCCCGAGACCGCCGCACGGGTCCGCAGCGCCCTGCAGCGCACCGCCGCCGGCGTCCACCTCGACGTCCCCGGCGCCGACGCGGCTCGTGAGACCGCCCACCACCGAGCCCGACGCCAGCAGCGCGTCACCGCCGGCATCGCGGCGCTGGCCGTCGTGGCCGGCGGCCTCGCCGCGACCACCTGGGTCACCCGGGACCCCGAGGTCCAGCTCGCCGCCGGCGCGGGCGCCCCGCAGGCCGCGGACGTCGACCTGACGTGGACCGACGGCCCGCACTCCCTGACCAGCGCGCCGACGATCGTCCAGGACGCCGACGGGGTCCTCTACGCGCTGTCCACCGCTCCCGGCACCACCTGGGACGGGCCCGAACCGCCCGCCCAGGCCATCTACCGGTCGACCGACGGCACCACCTGGGAGCAGGTCGACGCCGACGGCGCCCCGCCGCTCGCCACCTTCGAGGTCGGCGGCGACGGCCTGCTCTACGGCCTGTCCACCGCCCCCGGGGGGGTCGTGCTCGCCTCGTCCGTCGATGGCGGCACGACCTGGCAGACCGAGCCGCTCCCGGCCGAGGCGGACATCCGCCCGGACGTCGCCGAGGGGATCCAGCTGTCCTCCGGTGGCCACCAGCTCGACGTGGTCCGCGCCGGCGAGACCACCGTCGCCGCGGTGTCCACGCAGTGGTTCGTCGAGGCCGACGGTCTGGTCGACCCGGCCGATGAGGACATCGCCTACGTCGACGCCACCGACGCGGGCCTCGAGGTCCGGCGGATCCCCGTCGACCGCCGCGAGGCCGCGCCCGAACCGGCCGGCGTCCCCGCGGCCGACGCCACGCCCGCGCCATCGGCTGCGCCGGCGCCCGCCGTCGACGTGCCCGTCGAGGCGACCGAGGAGGTCGTCCGCACCATCCCCTGGTCCGAGGTCGGCCTGACCGGTCCCGCCGACCTCGTCACCCGCCGGGTGCTCACCGCCAACGGTGACGAGGGGTGGACCGCAGCCGACATCCCCGTCGAGGGGAGCGTCCGCGGGATGGCCGCCACGGCGGACGGGATCGTCGCGCTGGTGCAGGTCGGACCGACCGAGGGTCCGACGTCCCCGGTCCGCGTCGCCCGGTCGACGGACGGCGTCGCCTGGAGCGTGGACCCCGACCCGGTCGCGGACCTCAGCTACGTCGAGGTCGTCCAGACCGTCGGCGACGCCGTGGTCGCGGTGGGCCACACCTGGACCGAGGCGGAGACGAACGCGACCGTGCTGGCGAGCCACGACGGCGGGGTCACCTGGACGTCGACGTCGGTCGCCGACCTCGTCGAGGTGGCACCTGGCCGCCAGCTCGGGGTCGGCTCGGTCGGGATCGGACCCCTCGGCGTCGCCCTCGCCACCTACGCGGTGGAGCGCGAGGGCGCCGATCCCGCGGTCGACACCTCGGTGCTGTTCAGCCCCGACGGCGTGGCCTGGGACGTGATCGGCCTCGAGGAGATCGATCCCGATGCCACCGAGCTGCGGTGGACCGCCGTCACCGCCGACCGGGTGATCGTCGACGTGGTCCGCGCTGACGACAGCCGCGCGACGGTGGTCGGCATCCCGACCTCCTGAGCCCGGCCGGAGGCCCAGCCCGACGTGGGGGCGCGCCGCCCACCTGGCCACGCATAGCATTTGCATATGCATGCACGACCCGGCAGACTGCCTCGCATGGACGTCGGCATCGTAGGGGGATCCGGGTACGGGGGGGCGGAGCTGCTCCGGCTGCTCGCCAGCCACCCCACCCTCTCGGTCAGGACCGTCGCGGCGGGGTCCGCAGCCGGGCAGGACCTGGCCGACGTGTTCCCACACCTTGGGCTCAGCGGGACCCTCGTCCCCTCCACCCCCGAGGCCCTGGCCGGGTGCGAGCTGGTGTTCCTGGCCACCCCCCACGCGGTGTCCCTCGACCTCGCCCCGCCGCTCAGGGCAGCGGGTGCGACGGTCGTCGACCTGTCCGGGGCGTTCCGGCTGGACCCCGACACCTTCGAGGCCTGGTACGGCCTCGACCACACCGCCCGCGACGACAGCCCGGCCCCCTACGGCCTCCCTGAGCTCTTCCGCGCCGACCTGGTCGGCGCCGGGCTGGTCGCCGGGCCGGGGTGCTACCCGACCGCGGCGCTGCTCGCCCTCGCCCCCCTCGCCGGGCTGGTCGACGCGGACAGCGTCACGATCGTCGGCATGTCGGGCACCAGCGGCGCCGGGAAGGGGCTCCGGGACGACCTCCACGTCAGCCACGCGCTCGGCAACACCGGCGCGTACGGGGCGCCGACGCACCGCCACACGCCCGAGATCGAGGCGCAGTGGAGCCGACTGACCGGCGCGTCGGCCACCGTCAGCTTCACCCCGCACCTCGTGCCGCAGGTCCGCGGCATGGTCGTCACCCTGAACGCCACCCTGGTCGACGACGCCGCCGACGTCCGCGCCGCCTACGCCGACCGCTACGCCGCCGAGCCGTTCGTCACCCTGCTGCCGCACGGCACCTGGCCGCAGTCGACGCACACGATCGGGGCCAACACCGCCCACGTGAACGTCGCCGTCGATCCGCGGACCGGCCGCGTCACGGCCAGCTGCGCGATCGACAACCTCGCCAAGGGCGCCGCCGGACAGGCGCTGCAGGCCGCCAACGTCGCCCTCGGCCTGCCCGAGACCGCCGGCCTGCCGACGATGGCGGTGTACCCCTAGATGGCCATCCCCTTCGAGATCGCCCCGCTCGACGACGGCGTCACCGCCCCGTGGGGGTTCACCGCCGCGGGGGTCACCGCCGGCCTCAAGGCCAGCGGCCGGCCTGACCTCGCGATCGTGGCCACCGACACCCCGGTCACGGCCGCCGCGGTCCTGACCACCAACCAGGTGAAGGCGGCGCCCGTGGTCGTGACCGCCGAGCACCTCGCCGCGAGCGGCGGCCGGGCGCGCGCGGTGCTGCTGAACGCCGGGTCCGCCAACGCCTGCACCGGCCTCGAGGGGCTCGCGACCGCCCGGGAGGCCTGCGACCTCGTCGCCCACCACCTGGGCTGTGACGCCCATGAGGTCCTGATCTGCTCCACCGGCGTCATCGGCGTCCCGATCGACCGTCCCGCCTACCTCGCCGGCATCCCCAAGGTCGTCGCCGCGGCCGCCCCCGAGGGCGGTGCGGACGCCGCCGAGGCGATCATGACCACCGACCTCGTGGCGAAGGAGGCGGCGGTCCACGTCACCGACGCCGAGGGCGGCTCGGCCACGGTCGGCGGGATGTGCAAGGGCTCGGGGATGATCGCCCCCACGATGGCGACGATGCTGTGCGTGGTCACCACCGACGCGCCGCTCGAGGGGGAGGAGGCGGCGGCGATCCTCCGGCGGGCGACGGACCGGACCTTCAACCGGATCAGCGTCGACGGGGTCATGTCGACCAACGACACGATCGTGCTGCTCGCGAGCGGCACCGCCGTCACCCCACCGGACGCCGACGCGGTCGAGGCGGGGATCACCGCCGTGCTCGGCGACCTCGCCACCCAGGTCGTCCGCGACGGGGAGGGGGCGCAGCGGCTCGTCCGCATCACCGTCCGCGGGGCGCTGGCCGAGGACGACGCCCTCGCCGTCGCCCGGCAGGTCGGCACCGACGACCTGGTGAAGACCGCCGTCGCCGGCGGCGACCCCAACTGGGGCCGCATCATCGCCGCGGTCGGCGCCTCGCCGGTCCTGATCGACCCCGGCTCTGTCGACATCGCCGTCGGCGACGTCACCGTCTGCACCGGCGGGATGGCCGCGCCGTTCGACC
Coding sequences:
- a CDS encoding sigma factor-like helix-turn-helix DNA-binding protein, translating into MTNAPPTPATGLRLPVHALAAHPHDPGRAAVREAGTAVRDFTTFYADAYDGVARALVLTLADADLGVEAADEAMVRAYQRWDTVSGYDNPGGWAYRVGLNWALSLRRKLIRRLSFGTPPAIPVEDAEIADPSVMAALRRLDVKLRAVVVCRLLLDWSVEDTAAALDLKPGTVKSRLHRALATLERSLEDPR
- the argC gene encoding N-acetyl-gamma-glutamyl-phosphate reductase, whose product is MDVGIVGGSGYGGAELLRLLASHPTLSVRTVAAGSAAGQDLADVFPHLGLSGTLVPSTPEALAGCELVFLATPHAVSLDLAPPLRAAGATVVDLSGAFRLDPDTFEAWYGLDHTARDDSPAPYGLPELFRADLVGAGLVAGPGCYPTAALLALAPLAGLVDADSVTIVGMSGTSGAGKGLRDDLHVSHALGNTGAYGAPTHRHTPEIEAQWSRLTGASATVSFTPHLVPQVRGMVVTLNATLVDDAADVRAAYADRYAAEPFVTLLPHGTWPQSTHTIGANTAHVNVAVDPRTGRVTASCAIDNLAKGAAGQALQAANVALGLPETAGLPTMAVYP
- the argJ gene encoding bifunctional glutamate N-acetyltransferase/amino-acid acetyltransferase ArgJ; this translates as MAIPFEIAPLDDGVTAPWGFTAAGVTAGLKASGRPDLAIVATDTPVTAAAVLTTNQVKAAPVVVTAEHLAASGGRARAVLLNAGSANACTGLEGLATAREACDLVAHHLGCDAHEVLICSTGVIGVPIDRPAYLAGIPKVVAAAAPEGGADAAEAIMTTDLVAKEAAVHVTDAEGGSATVGGMCKGSGMIAPTMATMLCVVTTDAPLEGEEAAAILRRATDRTFNRISVDGVMSTNDTIVLLASGTAVTPPDADAVEAGITAVLGDLATQVVRDGEGAQRLVRITVRGALAEDDALAVARQVGTDDLVKTAVAGGDPNWGRIIAAVGASPVLIDPGSVDIAVGDVTVCTGGMAAPFDRAAAEAVMAADEVQVTIDLGLGDAEATFLTCDLTHGYITINAEYTT